GCTTCTTTCCCAGTACCACCTGAGGGTGCTGTctatgttttgctttcttttgtttttatctgcaGGAGGGAAAGGCAAGACTGAGATTACTCAGCAGCTAAATCTAGACTCTATGGGAGTTGAGGAACTGGCCCCAGAAAACTCCTCCATTGCTGTGCCCCTTGTCTATTACCCAGAAAAATCTTCTGAGACCGGAGGTGGAGACCCTGAAAGGAAAGTATCAGGTGGAACTCCTGCTTGCAAGAAAAGGTTCAAAAGCCTATTAGTTACCATCAAAAACCATACTCCATTAATAGACCCACCTCAATGTCTAGAAACTACAGCACTTTCTGAAATTCTTGAATTTTCTGGGGAAGAAGCCAAAAATTTGTATAAGTGTCCTGAATGTGACCAAAGCTTCAGTGATAATTCATACCTTGTTTTGCATCAGAGAACTCATTCAGGAGAGAAGAAGTATAAACGTGGTGACTGTGGGAAGGTTTTCAATCACAGAGCTAACCTGAGGACACACAGGAGAAGCCACGCTGGCGAGAAGCCTTATAAGTGTGCTGAGTGCGGCAGCAGCTTCCGCCAGCACTCACATCTGTCTCGGCACATGAATAGCCACATAAAGGAGACGCCCCACACATGTGGCATCTGTGGGAGAGGTTCTTTGTGGCCCCCAGGGTTGGCACAGCATCAGAAAACCCACGCTGCCAAAAAAGCCTATGAATGTACCGACTGTTGTAAAGGTTTCGGTCAGAAGACAAATCTTGCTTTGCGTGAGGAAACGCACACGTCAGCCACCCGGTACCCGTGCACTCAGTGTGTGAAGTGCTTTGGACAGCCCTCACACTCTGTCCTCCCCGAGCAGGGCCACGAGGACGACTGTGAGGACGACGCTGAACACTGCGGTGACTGCAGAGAAAATTTGCTTTTGTTCTCAAAATTCAAACCCTTAAAATGTCCCGAGTGCGCAGTGACCTTCCTCCGTGTCTCTGAGCTTATTTCCCATCAGAGCATTCACAGGGGGGAAAAGCCccataaatgtaaaacatgtaCAAAGAGCTCTATTTTGGACTCAGAGCTCGCATGCCACCAGAAGAGCCACACAGGAGAGGAGCCTTTTAAACGTACCACGTGTGGGAAAAAGTTTCAGGTTGAATAGACATCTCGTTATTCATCAGCAAACCCATAAGAAAACCACCATGTAAATAtagccagtttgcattcctactcTGCTTTTCCGTATCTGTACTGAAAACCAGGGAGGAGTCGTCCTTTATATGCCAGACGCGTGACACGCATTCCGTGCCCTGCACCCCAACCTTGCTTTGGGCACTGTGATTTCTACTTTATAACCGAGGAAGCATAATCATTGTCACAGCCAGTGAATGAAGCCAGGATTCAGTAACTCACTCGCTGTTCAGGTACCATTTGGATGAGCCAGATAATGatacagaacttttttttaattcagttttcatTAAACTGAAAGTTTTGCTGgagttgttttaattttgtgacatggtttgtaagttcacttctggaaggagaagaattttgtttcattttttttgccgGTTCTGCAGATCTCGTGTCTAGGAAAGTAATGCATCTCTGTGTTACGCTTTTTTTGACTATAACTCTCTGAATGTAACATTTGTTCTGAGAGCTGATATTTCACGTGCTAGTTTCTGAAGTGGTTTGGAAGCTTGTATTTCTGGTGTGGAAAGTTCCCACATAGGTGGACAGGTTGGTGTTATGATGCCGATTAGTATCTTTGGAGTTCCCATTCTGAGATCTGATGCCACTGGCCTTTCTGACTCATTTGCAAGGAGTTTTGACAGTCTGACTGTAGCCCTTTCTGGTGCCTAGACTTGAGTGAAAGTTACTTGCTTCTCTCTGAAAGGATTTACCTCTAAGTCTCTACCAAAGCACATTACCTGCCTTTCTATGAGTAATAGTAACTGGTGTTTAGTGAACCTGGTATATTATCTAATGTAATCTTCAGGATAAATCTGACAGAGAAAGGGCTATCCTTGtttcataaatgaggaaactgaagcccacagAGGGTAAAGTCAAAGTCAGTACGTTGCCCAAGACGAAAATAGCAATGTACTGAAGCCGGCACTTAACCTTGGGTCCCTCTGACGGTAAAGGTTGTGCATTCTTCAGTATTGTTGTGTGTTGGCTTTGTGCTGGGGCCGGAAGCCACCGGGGAGGCTGAGCTGGGTGGATGAGAGCAGTCATCATGGAGGCTACCCTGTGCACACGCATCCTAGAACCCCTCCACTGCCCTGTGCTTTATCCCAAGCCTGACTTACATGTATGCttataaagcaaaagaaagattCCCCAAGACTTCCGGTTCAAATTCCCATCCCTGTGATCAGATCAGAGACTGCAGACTCTACAGAGTACAGTCCTTATGGTTTTAGTTGGgtttggtttaaaaaacaaaatgtcctCTTCATCTCCAAAGAAAAATACGTACAGAGAACGCTTAAGAGTTTCACCAAACTACCTGACACCACGTAAGTCTTTAGATACTGCCGTTAACATATAAATATCGGAGCAAGATATTCTTAAATGGGTTGGTCATTCATGTTCAAGAATCAGGGAATCTTGTAAAGATACATTCATACACGATTTCGCTTTAAAGAAAAACTGTGTGCCTATCAGCAAAGCTGTTTTTAAATGGCCTTTTGATCAGGATGTGAGAATGGTCTTACTCTACTTAAACACTATAGAAGTATGGCATTGACTAAAATGGGGTTGTCACTGGGAAACCGCGTGAGCAATAGTACGCCTCTTTAGGCAAGTAGTACTTGGAAGATGTGGTTTTTCTACAGGACGGCAGGTTGAGAACTGAATATACAAAATGATGGAGGCTGCTGCTCTAAGCTCTTAACACTGTGCAGAGGCAAGAAAGTATTCCTGGGGAGTAAGGGAAATGGAGACCCCAACCCAGCTCACTCCTAACTCCCTTTTTGTCGGTCTTGTTTCTTGTTTGCAGCTCCACAGTTGAGACCCTGTGATCTGAATGTCAGGGTCACGTTTGACTCTCTGTTTCGGATGTCTCCACTCAATGCGAGACACCAGTCCGCTGGGGCTTTCGGATCTGAAATTAAAAAGTGAAGTTATCTGCAGGTTTTTCTTCAGCAAGTCTCTGGGGAGCTTAGAATTGTGTAGAAAGATGGTCTCTAGTTGGATTTCTTTATCAGCCAACTTTGGGACGTACTTTGCTAAACACCAGAAAGTAATATCTGCCAGCTCCCCTGCTTCCGCCTTTGGTGGGAGCATTATCACATATTAGCAGCTCTCCTGTTTCAGCCGAATGAACAGGGTTGCGGGGTGGGGAATGAAACTGGGAAAGAAGCCCCTGCTTGCAGAGTTGCTGCAGAAAGAAGTAGGGAAGGCTATCTTAGAAGGCGCTTGTGCAGAATGGGGCTGACATAAGACATGGAAGCTGTCATCCTTTCCTTTGCTCCTAAGACAGTATGGGGGAGGGTGAGCCCTTATGCTGTAAGTGCTGTTCTGCACCTCACTGTGGGAAGTCACCTTTCCAGATGAGGCTTCCTTCACAATTAATTGcaggttttacatttttcttcattctctagATTTTGTAAGATTATGTCAAGCCTCCATAATTGATAAGAGAAATAGCATTTTTATAAAGACATTAACATACACAGAAGTGTAATTAAAATGCCTTTGTGGTGTAGTAACCATTGCTAAGGACCagtatgtagaaaaaaaaaaaaaaaaaaagaaaaaccagtttGAGTGTCAGTTACTGTGAAAGAGGCATATTTTCAGTTGTTGCCTTATTGTGCATTTGCACGTAAACACACTTGCTGGATGTAATTCAAGCTGCTCTGAGCCCAGGGAGTTGGAAGGAAGGGTGAGTTCACCAATGAAATCCATGCTGTTTTTATGATGATGGCTTTTTTACCCTTCTGTTTACAGTGTCAACTGATGGAGATAGATTTCGCAGTTTGTCATTAAGTCAGAGATATTAGCCAACTATGTTAGTATTAACAAATCCCggataaaataatatatgcagGAGTTTATCGTTAGGAGTGGTTGGTTCGCTACCTTTTGCGGCATGGATGTTGACATACTATGCAGGGTGAGAACTCTGTACGAAGAAATTGACTTTTGAACAAATTTGATTTCTGttgatggataaaaaaaatgtataccaaACATGTCTTTAATGTGATCGCCTGAATATCATGGCGCATTAACAACCATCATTGCTACAGACAGCATTATTCCAGTAGAATTCAGATGtccactttatattttataactaaaGAAATGGTGGAATTTAGTTGTTAATCCCAAAGGAGTTGGACTCAAAATAGTTCTGTTTAGAGCTTCGTTACAGTAGTTAATAGGCTATTCACATCTCCCCATTTAACACAGAAAATGACTAACCCAGTAGAAAGGGAGTTACAACTAAAAACAAGTTACATTTCACAGTAAATGGTGTTTTGAGTCTTTGACTTCTGAGATTTCATGTAATTACGTGGCATTGTTCTGATGACTGCAGCGTGTTATAAGGTCTAATACCCCAGATTTTGCTTAATCTGCCAGTACTGCACATGTGTACAAAGTAGATTATAGTTTATCTAAATAGTCTATTTTGAATTGTTCATTAAACTTGTTGTCTTTATAGGATTTCAGTAGTAAAGTGTTTTTGCTTTCGCCATCTGTTTAAAAGTAACTAAATGGTCTTATTTGAAGTATGCCTACTCATCTGTTTTCGTTTTGTAGACTGAGAGAACTAATATCAGGATGATCACTACCCATCTTTTCACCGCCCATCTGACTACaggttttttgtcttttagttttcaaCATCCCTCCTTGCATTAACACTctcgggggcgggggtggggggtggggtgggggtactATAACATATATGTACATTTGTATAACCCTGAGAAAATGCTGCAATCTCTAGTTCCTCTGAATACCTCAGAAGTATGTTTGTTGTATGCACTTGTACTGTCTAATGTTTTGATTTTACAGATTTTGGTATATTCTCATCACTCTTAGCTCCAGAATGCACGCCGTCACTAGGCCGTGATTGTCTGTCTATCTGACACGCGATTTGGCATCTAATAAATGCTGTTCTTGATGATGCAATGAAGTGAACTTTTTCTTTTACACTGCAGCGGTTTTACATGGCAGCGAATTTTGAAAACTGGCGGGACTGTGGTTTGCAGTGTGAACGAGTGACTTCCAGCCGCGTAATAACGGAGGTAAAAATCGCACAGGAAAATTCCAGCGCGAACCGTGGGACCGCCCTGGACTTCGATGTCTCCTCCCGCCGCGGCGGTCCGGAGTCCGGCACCTCCGACCGCGCAACCAGGGGAGTGCCCTCGTGCTGCCCGCCCAGCGCCGGGGGTACGAGCCGCCCTCCCGCGGTtcggctcccagggcctctgCGCGGTCAAGGAGCGCAGGCCGGCGGGAATGCCAGCGAGAAGAGACGCGCTAGAGCTCGTCTAGAGCCGGGCTGGCAACAGGAAGTCGCGCGCTCACTTCCGGTGCCCTCTTCGGGTGGCGCGCCTGCGCGCTCCCGGGGCGGCCGTGGCGCGAATTGTGGCGGTCATGCGGCGGCTGTCCTGGCGGGGCCCCTGACCCACCCCCGTGACTCACCGCGGGGTGGTCTTCGCAGAAATTGGGCCGCGGCCCGGGAGAGTTTGCTACGGGTCCCTCAGGTCTTGCCCTCCGCGCCACGGGTGTGACTGGGACCGAACGATTCTCTGCCCCGCGAACTCTAGGCACCGGCTGCCCCGAGGGCGGGAGGAGCCCGTGCTACCTCCCCGGCCCGAGCCCTGCTTTGACAGTGCGAAACTGCGGGCACGCCTTGCTCGCGTGCCTTTGGCTTGTAGAAAGGGACGCTTTGTGCTTCTCTCTAGACCCGGCGCCAGTCTCCGTCTGCTTTCTGTGTGTCCCGCAGCCGAATTCTAACGTGCTTCTTTAGAGTATCCTGGCCTCACCTGACTACAGGGTCCCCCCGCCGCCAAGCGAGCTTCGCCACTCCTATGACTGCGAAGACGTCGCTTTAGGTGTAGCCCAGATTTCTTCTCTCCCTGCGCTCCAGATCCCTATATTCAAGTGTCTGTGAGACATCTTCCTTTGGATGTCCCCGACACATCAAAGCACATGCCCTACCCCGAACTCAGGCTTTTTAGTCCTTGATCTGTTTGCCTCCAGTATGTggcgccacacacacacacaattgctcACGCTACCAACACACTCCCTTTCTCCACTCGCGCATTCCATCATCAAGTTCTGGGGATTCTACCTCAGAAATGTTTCTCAGACCTGACTGATTCTCTGTGTTTCCACTGGCTCCACCTTTAACTACTGGCTGAGGTCGACGGAAACAGCCCTCTGACCTCTCACATCACTCGGTCTCTGCCAGCACAGCCAACACCTCCGATCATGTCACCATCCAACTTGACATCTTCCACTGGCTTCTCATCGTCCTTAGGGTAACATCCAAAATAGTcaatgcatggggcgcctgggtggcgcagtcggttaagcgtccgacttcagccaggtcacgatctcgcggtccgtgggttcgagccccgcgtcgggctctgggctgatggctcggagcctggagcctgtttccgattctgtgtctccctctctctctgcccctcccctgttcatgctctgtctctctctgtcccaaaaataaataaaaaaaacgttgaaaaaaaaattaaaaaaaaacaaaaaacaaaatagtcaATGCAACCTTCCTAACCATTACTGCCCTGCCAACTCCAGCCActttctttattctctctctctctctccaactgcACTTTCAGTTCAAATACACCAAGCTCTTTACTTAAGAATTGTTAACACACTTTTTCTTTTAGCAGtaaccaccccccccatcccTACCTACCATTACCAAATTGAATAGTAATTATAAAACGGATGTTTTAATGTCTGTGGGCGCAGGGACCAGACACATGGCAAGTGCTTAAAATTGTGCATAAAGAAGGACATTTCTGTGGCTCTGTTACTTTTACACTGTTGGATACAGCTACAAGACTGactggaagaggggcgcctgggtggcgcagtcggttaagcgtcggacttcagccaggtcacgatctcacggtccgtgagttcgagccccgcgtcaggctctgggctgatggcttggagcctggagcctgtttccgattctgtgtctccctctctctctgcccctcccccggtcatgctctgtctctctctgtcccaaaaataaataaaaaacgttgaaaaaaaaattaaaaaaaaaaaaaaaaagactgactggAAGAAAGGGAATAGGCAGTGGTGTTGTCAGTTCAAGTAGGCAGGAGGTTTAACAGTGGCCAAGAAAAGCTGTAAGGAATTTAGCAAAAAGCCTGACTAAGCTAGTTCTCAGGATAAAATGTTAAAGATGTTCTATTGCCTGGCAAGAATAATTCAGCAAAGATGCACAACTGCTACAAGCCACATTTGAAGGAAGTGAGGTAAATGTGGTTTGAATTTCAAATAGAATTGTGTTCAGCACAAACAGGGAAACACGAAGGAGCTGGGTCTGTGTCCTACTGCCTTGAACCTTTCGGGACTAAAGCATTAGTGATTAAAATAGCTCAGATCACAGGCACAGAGGGATCCGGCCAATAACATTTCATTTCCTGTACCGTTCCCATCCTGGAAGAGCCCCTGAGTTGGGGAGGAGTAAGCACCCAAGTTGGCAGGCAGAATGGTCCTACACTTGCAGGCTAGGCTGCCCAGGAAATTACCAGAAGGGGAACTGCTGTCACCCTGACAACCCTGGAACAAAAAGGAACTTGGCCAGCAGTTCCACATTCCTCTTAGAAGTTAAGTTTCACTTGACTGAACTGGCTCATGAGCCCATCCCTGGACCAACCACTGTGGCTGGGAGGATGGAGCACACTGGCCAGGCCTGGTTCTCATGCACTCTCCTGGAGCTGTGGTTGGGGTCAGCCCCACCAGTATCCCATGTCCAAAGTGGGAGAGAAGAGGTGACTCCAAAGGATACCAGGATACTGTAGGAAGAAGAGAGGCTGCGGGCTGGGGTCAAAAATAACAGGCAAGTCAGAGTAGACAGGCAATTGGAGTAGTGATGAAAACGGCCAACACTAACCAAAGACTCGTTCTGTGCCTGGTCCTCCGATGCTAAGCACTTTTCCTAGATTATTTCACCATTGTTATGTACATTTTCCGCATGCAGAAAACAGGGCCGGATTGTAGGGTGTGTTATGAAGTaggaggagacaggaaggaaTTCTCAGGCTCGTTGTGGAAGGTGTGCTGTTAAAGCCCAGCTACCTATGATTggtgaaaaattcagaaaaagattCTCAATCTCCTCGAAGGGCCAGAGAATAATCATGAGGTCTACCTTAAAGTACACTTAAACGTGTGTAACGGTTAAGGGAGATGTTTGAGGTATCTAAGGAATCACTGCCATCAAATGACAGCAGGAGAAAGCTGGGAGAACCTGACCTTCCTCTCTCAGGTAGAGCCTTCCCCAGTCACTTCCCATCACGTGATTCCTGctcagttttgtgttttgttttttttttttctcttctaagtaGTTATAGTTGCAGTTTTACATTTGTTGGTGCAATTACTTGATTCATGTCCGTTTCCACCAATACACTGGGCTTTCTAAGACCGCAGATGGTCTGGGTTCACAACAGTACTTCCAGCACCTCGTGATGCCTGGCGTGTAGAAGGCATTCAATAAGGATTTGTCACAAGAGTGAAGGAGCCTCCAGGACAGTCCTTTAGTTTGAGGCTAACGGTCCCACGCAAGCACGCGCGTTATGCCTCCCATCGTGCGCTAGAGGCGGAGCCGTctggaactacatttcccagagggCTCCGCGGCGGCCGGCCCGCGAACGGACGACGTACGTCCTGTCGGGGGTGCCCCCCCCCATTCTCGCCCACTTATGCCGAGGTTGCCAGTGGCTGCTGGGTCCGGCTGGGAAGTGTCGACCGGGGTCGCTCGGCGAAAGGAGCCTGCCCGGGCGTCCTAGGGGGCGCTGGGGAAACACCCCTTACGCCAGGCAAATCCCTGGCCCCGCAGAGAAGACACCGCTCCCGGCTCCCCGCTCCGTCTTCTGCGCCACCGCGGCGAAGGGCCCCCGGTGCAGTGGTGAGGACGGAGGGACGGGGCGGGGCTCGGCGTGACCTGCTTTGTGGGTGCAGATTAGGACAGGGGGGTGCAGTGGTGTGAGAGAGCAGGGCCTGGAGTAGGCAGGGGTCCTGGAAACGAGGAAGATGGGGTGGCCTCCAGACAGATTCAGGAGGCAAAAGTAACGATTTCGCGGGGtgagagcagagaggcagagaggactTGGAAGTTTCTGGGTTGGGAGACTGGGTGGCCAGCAGCTTTGTGGAGAGAAGATGTCTTGCCTCCTCTCGAATCTACAGTTTTTCTAAACTTTCTAGGGAGATAGGTTAATCACAAGTGTGACAGCGCAGCTGTGGTAAACGCTTCAGAGAAGAGGTGTGTCAAGCTACGAGAGGGATTTCACCAGGCCAGGAAGCTGAGGGAGGACACTTCTGAGAGCTCAACAGTGACGTGGGAGTTTAGTGGTTGGAAACCTCTGGAAAGGGCATAGGGCGGTGGGCTGCTGTCTCTAATGGAGAACCTCAGGCAGGCCTCTGATATGTCGGCTGACTCCCTGTATAGCAAGCTTTTCCTGCTCCAGAGAAACACAGCCAGAATACTGGAGAACCCAGATGCCTGACCACACCCTGCAGAGAGACAAGGTGTGACGTTTCCAGGTCCAGTCCCACCTGGTATGAGACTGTCCCTGGAGCCATGAGATGGCTGCAAACTTGAGTGCCCTGGACCTCCCCGTCCCCTAGAACTAGAAAGCCTCCTGATAAAAGATGCCACGTGGGGGTGGGAATCTCACCTGCAGACCCATGATCTTGGTCCCCAAACACTGTTGTCACTGTTGGTCCTGAAACTCTGCCACGAGGAGGTGGCTGGGCCAGGGAGGCTCTTGGTCATCGTTGGGGATTGTGCCGTCAGTGGCTAAGGCCAGAGATGCCTCCCAAGGAGCGGATCCTTAAGCTACTGGAGTGCTCGTAACCGTCCTGTCCAAGAGACCCACATTAGGTTCAGCATGAGCACCCAGAGGGTGACAAGGGGTGGCAATCCTGATGGAGGATTTGCAGAGAGAGCCTAGGAAGCCAGGATGCTGGGTGGTAAGGGCCAGAAGAAGCCTAGAGAGTCTCTCGTGCGATGGCTGATAAGCTCCTGTccttggtgggggcggggggtaccCTGAACAGATGTTacccctctgcttcctcttccccCCCGGAGGTCCTGTCCAAGGCTTCCAACAAGAATCTGCAACATTGAGTTCTGGGGGGGTCACCTTTACTTTGCCAGAACCACACTTTCCAGGTATAGAAGGACAGCTCGGAGGAGAACTGAAAACTAGACAGCATTTTGTCTAAGCACCTGATTTTctcacaaggaaactgaggtgtagGCCTGTTAGAGCTCAGTAACTGGCTAGCTG
This window of the Neofelis nebulosa isolate mNeoNeb1 chromosome 18, mNeoNeb1.pri, whole genome shotgun sequence genome carries:
- the ZNF597 gene encoding LOW QUALITY PROTEIN: zinc finger protein 597 (The sequence of the model RefSeq protein was modified relative to this genomic sequence to represent the inferred CDS: inserted 1 base in 1 codon), translating into MANHRAGFRKRKGACRFRRLSRQLPRKGAWESSSASGSRSGESVGRRPLLLLSGSVPKSVCRLEEGXPLPHPHPEMESTLPTTGAQGPMLFEDLAVFFSQEECVCLHSVQRSLSRDTTQECFEEMALMGGKGKTEITQQLNLDSMGVEELAPENSSIAVPLVYYPEKSSETGGGDPERKVSGGTPACKKRFKSLLVTIKNHTPLIDPPQCLETTALSEILEFSGEEAKNLYKCPECDQSFSDNSYLVLHQRTHSGEKKYKRGDCGKVFNHRANLRTHRRSHAGEKPYKCAECGSSFRQHSHLSRHMNSHIKETPHTCGICGRGSLWPPGLAQHQKTHAAKKAYECTDCCKGFGQKTNLALREETHTSATRYPCTQCVKCFGQPSHSVLPEQGHEDDCEDDAEHCGDCRENLLLFSKFKPLKCPECAVTFLRVSELISHQSIHRGEKPHKCKTCTKSSILDSELACHQKSHTGEEPFKRTTCGKKFQVE